In a genomic window of Nocardia fluminea:
- a CDS encoding error-prone DNA polymerase → MGWSNGPPTWSELERVLSGKPSGRPAEDMHPGDGGDSPAWSRKRGEYHAAELDRPAGPTVPYAELHTHSAYSFLDGASQPEELVEEAVRLGLEALALTDHNGFYGTVRFAEAAREWGMPTVFGAELSLGTDAEAAPGRGDAVRRRSVPRGGLRVPVAVEHGHVNAPDSVPRTGSPDPLGPHLLVLARGEEGYRRLSREMATAHMAAGEKGVLRYDLDTLATAAGGHWHVLTGCRKGHLRTALEHDLRGGDVRLPKAEAALRDLIERFGDDRVSVELTHHGIATDDERNALLIALADRLDVPVLATTGAHFASPAQRRRAMALAAIRARSSLDEMAGWLAPTGGAHLRSGAEMAYLFAEHPHAVANAVTLARECAFDLGLIAPKLPPFDVPAGHDENSWLRELALRGAAERYGPPERNPRAYRQLEHELAVIEKMEFPGYFLVVHDIVEFCKHSDILCQGRGSAANSAVCYAIGITNVDPVGNNLLFERFLSPERDGPPDIDVDIESDRREEAIQHVYAKYGRDYAAQVANVITYRGKSSVRDAARALGFSPGQQDAWSKQVSRWSGVAAETGTDIPEAVLELAGELDGLPRHLGIHSGGMVICDRPIADVCPVEWARMAGRSVLQWDKDDCAAVGLVKFDLLGLGMLSALHYMIDLVREHKGEKVELHALDLTEAGVYEMLSRADSIGVFQVESRAQMATLPRLKPRNFYDLVVEVALIRPGPIQGGSVHPYIRRRNGKEAPVCDHPALENSLARTLGIPLFQEQLMQMAIDVAGFSPAEADQLRRAMGSKRSPEKMERLKGRLYQGMRDLHGITGDLADRIYEKLYAFANFGFPESHSQSFASIVFYSSWFKLHHPAAFCAGLLRAQPMGFYSPQSLVADARRHGVRVHGPDINASRAEPTLENAGTEVRLGLSSVRHIGTDLAERIVAARTEHGPFTSMIDLTGRVELTVAQSESLATAGALDVLVDTEPHSGGAVANRQFTGNGRGGAVAVGEWPTDQRALGQSPDGPAASAGHRVSRGSSVRRAALWAAGAAAVERSDRLPGTGPATVAPSLPGMSALELAAADVWATGISPDSYPTEFLRAHLNALGVVPACDLLLVEDGARILVAGAVTHRQRPATAAGVTFLNLEDETGMINVVCSVGLWTRYRRLAQSATALLVRGRIQNAEGVATVVADHLEHLDLRIVARSRDFR, encoded by the coding sequence ATGGGCTGGAGCAACGGTCCGCCGACCTGGTCGGAGCTGGAACGGGTGCTCTCGGGCAAGCCGAGCGGCAGGCCGGCGGAAGACATGCATCCGGGCGACGGCGGCGACAGTCCGGCCTGGTCACGCAAACGCGGCGAGTACCACGCCGCCGAGCTCGACCGGCCGGCCGGCCCGACGGTGCCCTACGCGGAGCTGCACACCCACTCCGCCTACAGCTTCCTCGACGGGGCGAGCCAGCCGGAGGAGCTGGTGGAGGAGGCGGTACGGCTCGGTCTGGAGGCGCTCGCGCTCACCGACCACAACGGTTTCTACGGGACCGTCCGGTTCGCCGAGGCGGCCAGGGAATGGGGAATGCCAACGGTTTTCGGTGCCGAACTGTCACTGGGAACCGATGCGGAGGCGGCGCCGGGCCGAGGGGATGCGGTCCGGCGCCGTTCTGTACCTCGGGGCGGGTTGCGAGTACCTGTCGCGGTCGAACACGGGCACGTGAACGCACCGGACTCGGTGCCACGCACCGGATCTCCCGATCCGCTCGGCCCGCATCTGCTGGTGCTCGCCAGAGGGGAGGAGGGCTACCGGCGGCTCTCCCGGGAGATGGCGACGGCGCACATGGCCGCAGGGGAGAAGGGCGTGCTGCGCTATGACCTCGACACGCTCGCCACGGCGGCGGGCGGACACTGGCACGTTCTCACCGGCTGCCGGAAAGGCCACTTGCGCACCGCGCTCGAACACGATCTGCGCGGTGGCGATGTCAGGCTACCGAAAGCCGAAGCGGCCCTGCGGGATCTGATCGAGCGGTTCGGCGACGATCGGGTGAGCGTGGAGCTCACCCATCACGGCATCGCCACCGATGACGAGCGCAATGCCCTGCTGATCGCGCTGGCCGACCGGCTCGATGTTCCCGTACTCGCCACCACCGGTGCGCATTTCGCGTCTCCGGCGCAACGCCGCCGGGCGATGGCGCTGGCCGCGATCCGCGCCAGGAGCAGTCTCGACGAGATGGCGGGCTGGCTCGCGCCCACCGGTGGCGCGCACCTGCGTTCGGGTGCGGAGATGGCGTACCTGTTCGCGGAGCACCCACACGCGGTGGCGAATGCGGTGACGCTGGCTCGCGAATGTGCGTTCGACCTGGGGTTGATCGCCCCGAAGCTACCCCCGTTCGACGTGCCCGCCGGCCATGACGAGAACTCGTGGCTGCGCGAACTCGCCCTGCGTGGCGCCGCCGAGCGTTACGGCCCGCCGGAGCGGAACCCGCGGGCGTACCGGCAGCTCGAGCACGAGCTCGCGGTGATCGAGAAGATGGAGTTCCCCGGCTACTTCCTGGTGGTGCACGACATCGTCGAGTTCTGCAAGCACAGCGACATCCTGTGCCAGGGCCGAGGGTCGGCCGCCAATTCCGCGGTCTGCTACGCCATCGGCATCACCAACGTGGACCCGGTAGGCAACAATCTGCTGTTCGAGCGGTTCCTCTCGCCCGAGCGCGACGGCCCACCCGACATCGATGTCGACATCGAATCCGACCGCCGCGAGGAGGCCATCCAGCACGTCTACGCCAAGTACGGCCGCGACTATGCCGCCCAGGTGGCGAATGTGATCACTTACCGCGGCAAGTCCTCGGTGCGCGATGCCGCACGCGCGCTGGGCTTTTCGCCGGGACAGCAGGACGCGTGGAGCAAGCAGGTGAGCCGCTGGTCCGGGGTGGCCGCCGAGACGGGCACCGATATCCCGGAGGCGGTGCTCGAACTCGCGGGCGAACTCGACGGTCTGCCACGGCATCTGGGGATCCACTCCGGCGGCATGGTGATCTGTGATCGGCCGATCGCCGATGTGTGTCCGGTGGAGTGGGCGCGGATGGCCGGGCGCAGTGTGTTGCAGTGGGACAAAGACGACTGCGCCGCGGTCGGTTTGGTGAAGTTCGACCTGCTCGGCCTCGGCATGCTCTCGGCGCTGCACTACATGATCGACCTGGTGCGCGAGCACAAGGGCGAGAAGGTGGAATTACACGCGCTCGATCTCACCGAAGCCGGTGTCTACGAGATGCTCTCGCGTGCCGACTCGATCGGGGTGTTCCAGGTGGAGTCGCGCGCGCAGATGGCCACACTGCCCCGGCTGAAGCCGCGCAACTTCTACGACCTGGTGGTGGAGGTGGCGCTGATCCGGCCGGGGCCGATCCAGGGTGGCTCGGTGCACCCCTACATCCGCAGGCGCAACGGCAAGGAAGCGCCCGTCTGCGATCATCCCGCGCTGGAGAACTCGCTCGCCCGCACCCTCGGCATTCCGTTGTTCCAGGAACAGCTGATGCAGATGGCCATCGATGTCGCCGGTTTCAGTCCCGCCGAAGCCGACCAGTTGCGCCGCGCCATGGGTTCCAAACGTTCGCCGGAGAAGATGGAACGGTTGAAGGGCCGCCTCTATCAGGGCATGCGTGATCTGCACGGGATCACCGGCGATCTCGCCGATCGCATCTACGAGAAGCTCTACGCCTTCGCCAATTTCGGTTTCCCCGAAAGCCATTCGCAGAGCTTCGCCTCGATCGTGTTCTATTCGTCGTGGTTCAAGCTGCACCATCCGGCCGCGTTCTGCGCCGGGCTGCTGCGCGCGCAGCCGATGGGCTTCTACTCACCGCAATCGCTGGTCGCCGACGCCCGCCGCCACGGGGTGCGCGTGCACGGCCCCGACATCAACGCCAGCCGCGCCGAGCCCACTCTCGAGAACGCGGGCACCGAGGTCCGGCTCGGCCTGTCGAGCGTGCGCCACATCGGCACCGATCTCGCCGAGCGCATCGTCGCCGCCCGTACCGAACACGGCCCCTTCACCTCGATGATCGACCTCACCGGGCGCGTGGAACTCACTGTCGCCCAATCGGAATCGCTCGCCACCGCAGGGGCGCTGGATGTCCTGGTCGACACCGAACCGCACTCCGGCGGTGCTGTGGCGAACAGGCAGTTCACCGGCAACGGACGCGGTGGCGCTGTCGCGGTCGGGGAGTGGCCGACGGATCAGCGAGCGCTCGGGCAGAGCCCTGACGGGCCGGCCGCTTCGGCTGGGCACCGGGTTTCGCGCGGCAGTAGCGTGCGCAGGGCCGCGTTGTGGGCGGCGGGCGCGGCGGCCGTGGAGCGTTCCGACCGGCTGCCCGGCACCGGCCCGGCGACAGTCGCCCCCTCCCTGCCCGGCATGAGCGCGCTCGAACTCGCCGCCGCCGATGTCTGGGCCACCGGCATCTCACCCGATTCCTATCCCACCGAATTCCTTCGCGCCCATCTGAACGCGCTCGGTGTGGTGCCCGCGTGCGATCTCCTGCTCGTCGAGGACGGCGCCCGCATCCTGGTGGCGGGCGCCGTCACCCACCGTCAGCGTCCCGCCACCGCCGCGGGTGTCACCTTCCTCAACCTCGAAGACGAGACCGGCATGATCAACGTCGTCTGTTCGGTAGGCCTGTGGACCCGCTACCGCCGCCTCGCCCAGAGCGCCACCGCCCTGCTCGTACGCGGCCGCATCCAGAACGCCGAGGGTGTTGCCACGGTCGTCGCCGACCACCTCGAACACCTCGACCTGCGTATCGTCGCCCGCTCCCGCGACTTCCGCTGA
- a CDS encoding SDR family NAD(P)-dependent oxidoreductase, translating to MSQVSPGEQGRKRRDLTGRHIVITGASSGIGRAAALSVADKGGVVFLLARRADELAAVVTEIVDAGGQAYGYPCDVTDSDSVDAAVGAILDQHGHVDMLVNNAGRSIRRAIHRSTDRLHDFERTMAVNYFGALRMTLALLPQMRERGFGHIVNISSAGVQMATPRFAAYLASKAALDKFTEVASVETLADGVTFTTIHMPLVRTPMIAPSGDQGPSESPEWAAGTIVRALTERPKRIDVPLGTLAEYGGIITPKLRDRILHRYYRALPDSPAAKGESAEITEVSVPSNPKTPSAARKTTGTALRRAARWVPGTHW from the coding sequence ATGTCTCAGGTTTCTCCAGGTGAACAGGGCCGCAAGCGGCGCGATCTCACCGGCAGGCACATCGTGATCACCGGCGCGTCGTCCGGTATCGGACGGGCCGCCGCCCTCTCGGTCGCCGACAAGGGCGGTGTCGTGTTCCTGCTCGCGCGCCGCGCCGACGAACTGGCCGCGGTGGTCACCGAGATCGTCGACGCGGGCGGACAGGCCTACGGCTACCCGTGCGATGTCACCGATTCCGATTCCGTCGACGCGGCCGTCGGGGCCATTCTCGACCAGCACGGCCACGTCGACATGCTGGTCAACAACGCGGGCCGGTCCATCCGCCGCGCCATCCACCGCTCCACCGACCGCCTGCACGACTTCGAACGCACCATGGCGGTCAACTACTTCGGCGCGCTGCGGATGACCCTGGCACTGCTGCCACAGATGCGCGAACGCGGCTTCGGCCACATCGTCAACATCTCCAGCGCCGGCGTGCAGATGGCCACCCCCCGCTTCGCCGCCTACCTCGCCAGCAAGGCCGCCCTGGACAAGTTCACCGAGGTCGCCTCGGTCGAAACCCTCGCCGACGGAGTCACTTTCACCACCATCCACATGCCGTTGGTGCGCACCCCGATGATCGCCCCCAGCGGCGACCAGGGCCCTTCCGAATCCCCCGAGTGGGCCGCGGGCACGATCGTGCGCGCCCTCACTGAACGTCCCAAGCGCATCGACGTCCCCCTCGGCACCCTCGCCGAATACGGCGGCATCATCACCCCCAAACTCCGCGACCGCATCCTGCACCGCTACTACCGCGCGCTGCCCGATTCACCTGCGGCCAAAGGGGAATCGGCCGAGATCACCGAGGTTTCCGTTCCCTCGAATCCGAAGACTCCCTCGGCCGCCCGCAAGACCACCGGCACCGCCCTGCGCCGCGCGGCCCGATGGGTACCCGGCACACACTGGTGA
- a CDS encoding GNAT family N-acetyltransferase, whose translation MIGIREIGKDETEFAGPALLELRPQWETASRLAEFVDTELRPAGYRLIGVFEPGSPTALSVAGFRESRSTAWGHHLYIDDVSTLPPARGRGHADSLLDWLTAEARRLGCTAIHLDSGVGPTRAAAHRLYMRRHLTITAHHFTLDLR comes from the coding sequence ATGATCGGCATCCGGGAAATCGGCAAGGACGAAACCGAGTTTGCGGGCCCAGCTCTCCTGGAGCTTCGCCCGCAGTGGGAGACGGCATCCCGGCTGGCCGAGTTCGTCGACACCGAACTCCGCCCCGCGGGCTACCGCCTCATCGGGGTCTTCGAACCAGGTTCTCCCACAGCGTTATCGGTGGCCGGGTTCCGCGAATCCCGTTCCACCGCCTGGGGCCACCACCTCTACATCGACGATGTCTCCACCCTTCCGCCGGCACGCGGTCGAGGCCACGCCGACAGCCTGCTCGACTGGCTCACCGCTGAGGCCCGACGCCTGGGCTGCACGGCGATCCACCTGGACTCCGGTGTCGGCCCCACCCGAGCCGCCGCCCATCGCCTCTACATGCGCCGACATCTGACCATCACCGCTCACCACTTCACCCTCGACCTGCGGTGA
- a CDS encoding sucrase ferredoxin: MVCTAAAADLPLLGTAGHFTGWLCIEHPGAWGGDVIGDEVLGPEITAELAARTSAAQVRPTLIRRPGRNEFTGTRTVLLVSSRPEGSWCERFEITDLRQLFDIDLHLVDGPPPGIGVRVDDPVVLVCAHGKRDQCCALLGRPIAAALAADYPGRVWEASHTGGHRFAPAVVLLPSGLTYGRVDAAAAKAMLEAADADEVSLTGLRGRSCYPPISQLAEVAVREQVPADATALTVQPDPAATHDPTIVGAAVVTHRDGRRWRVTARTVPAAPRQASCGAAPKPATYLETAAVEQLPMLSFARSEQPTDH; the protein is encoded by the coding sequence ATGGTGTGTACGGCGGCCGCTGCCGACCTTCCGCTGCTGGGTACCGCGGGGCACTTCACCGGATGGCTGTGTATCGAGCATCCCGGTGCGTGGGGCGGTGATGTGATCGGTGACGAAGTGCTCGGTCCGGAGATCACCGCCGAACTGGCGGCGCGTACGTCGGCGGCGCAGGTCCGGCCGACGCTGATCCGGCGCCCCGGGCGCAACGAGTTCACCGGTACCCGCACTGTGCTGCTGGTGAGTTCGCGACCGGAGGGCTCCTGGTGCGAGCGGTTCGAGATCACCGACTTGCGCCAGCTCTTCGACATCGACCTGCATCTGGTCGACGGCCCGCCCCCGGGAATCGGTGTGCGCGTGGATGATCCGGTGGTCCTGGTCTGCGCGCACGGCAAACGCGACCAGTGCTGCGCCCTGTTGGGCCGCCCGATCGCCGCAGCCCTCGCCGCCGACTACCCGGGCCGGGTCTGGGAGGCCTCGCACACCGGTGGTCACCGCTTCGCTCCCGCGGTCGTCCTGCTTCCCTCCGGCCTCACCTACGGCCGCGTCGACGCCGCTGCCGCCAAGGCGATGCTCGAAGCGGCCGACGCCGACGAGGTCTCCTTGACCGGTCTCCGCGGCCGCAGCTGCTATCCGCCGATCTCCCAGCTCGCCGAAGTGGCTGTGCGCGAACAGGTCCCGGCCGATGCCACCGCCCTCACCGTCCAGCCCGACCCCGCCGCCACCCACGACCCGACCATCGTGGGCGCCGCCGTCGTCACCCATCGCGACGGCCGCCGCTGGCGCGTCACCGCCCGCACCGTCCCCGCCGCCCCGCGCCAAGCCAGCTGCGGCGCCGCCCCCAAACCGGCCACCTACTTGGAAACTGCTGCGGTAGAACAACTCCCCATGCTGTCCTTCGCTCGGTCCGAACAACCCACCGATCACTGA
- a CDS encoding DNA polymerase Y family protein: MGVRGAIEDPAAGRRVLAVWCLDWPAVAAAAVEGVSADRPIAVLRGNSVVACSAIARAEGVRRGMRRRDAQGCCPGLVVVQDDPDRDARLFEPVVGAVDETVPGVEVLRPGLIVLGARGAARYFGSEEAAVVRLIDAVAVAGAEAQIGIADAMSTAVIAARRGAIVAPGEGARYLAPLPVAELAMEPSLAAPQRAELVDLLRRLGLRRIGDFASLAPAEVASRFGADAVLAHRAARALPERPPSARRPAPELTVELACDPPIDRVDAAAFAGRQLSTRLHTVLSAAGVACTRLAVIARTETGEELTRIWRCARPLTPADTADRVRWQLDGWLTHRARPTGPIVELTLEPVEVVAAGALQLGLWGGEGEETERARRALVRVQGLLGGEAVRIGVLSGGRGPAERITMIALGDEQIPAADPTQPWPGRLPEPAPTLLLLHRPVVHLTAADGTPVLVTDRGLFTAVPARLRWGSKQWALLGWAGPWPITERWWSTADPTSLAVRVQVQLDADPTEIRAVLLVYDAMRWHAEGVYE; this comes from the coding sequence ATGGGCGTGAGGGGCGCCATCGAGGATCCGGCGGCCGGTCGCCGGGTGCTGGCGGTGTGGTGTCTGGACTGGCCCGCGGTGGCGGCGGCCGCCGTGGAAGGGGTGTCGGCGGATCGGCCGATCGCGGTGCTGCGGGGGAACTCGGTGGTGGCGTGTTCGGCGATCGCCCGGGCCGAGGGTGTGCGGCGGGGGATGCGGCGGCGGGATGCGCAGGGGTGCTGTCCGGGACTTGTCGTCGTGCAGGACGATCCGGATCGGGACGCGCGATTGTTCGAGCCGGTGGTTGGCGCTGTCGATGAGACGGTGCCGGGCGTCGAGGTGTTGCGGCCCGGGCTCATCGTGCTCGGGGCCCGCGGTGCCGCACGGTATTTCGGCTCCGAGGAGGCCGCGGTGGTGCGGTTGATCGACGCGGTCGCCGTGGCGGGAGCCGAGGCGCAGATCGGGATCGCCGATGCCATGTCGACGGCGGTGATCGCGGCGCGGCGCGGGGCGATCGTGGCGCCGGGGGAGGGTGCGCGGTACCTCGCTCCGCTGCCGGTCGCGGAGCTCGCGATGGAGCCGAGCCTGGCCGCACCGCAGCGCGCGGAGCTGGTCGACCTGCTGCGCCGCTTGGGATTACGCCGCATCGGTGACTTCGCGAGCCTGGCTCCCGCCGAAGTGGCCTCCCGATTCGGCGCCGACGCCGTGCTCGCCCATCGCGCCGCCCGCGCCCTGCCGGAACGCCCACCGTCGGCGCGCCGCCCCGCTCCGGAACTGACTGTCGAGCTGGCCTGTGACCCACCCATCGACCGGGTCGACGCGGCCGCCTTCGCGGGCAGGCAGCTGTCCACCCGGCTGCACACGGTGCTGTCGGCGGCGGGCGTGGCGTGCACCCGGCTCGCCGTGATCGCGCGCACCGAGACGGGTGAGGAGCTCACCAGGATCTGGCGCTGTGCCCGCCCGCTCACTCCCGCCGACACCGCCGACCGCGTCCGCTGGCAACTCGACGGCTGGCTCACCCACCGCGCCCGCCCGACCGGCCCGATCGTCGAGCTCACGCTGGAACCGGTCGAGGTGGTCGCCGCCGGTGCCCTGCAACTCGGACTGTGGGGTGGCGAGGGCGAGGAAACCGAGCGTGCCCGCCGCGCCCTGGTCCGCGTGCAGGGGCTGCTCGGCGGTGAAGCGGTCCGCATCGGTGTGCTCAGCGGTGGGCGCGGGCCCGCCGAACGCATCACCATGATCGCCCTCGGTGACGAACAGATCCCCGCCGCCGACCCCACCCAGCCCTGGCCGGGCCGGCTGCCCGAACCCGCCCCCACCCTGCTCCTGCTGCACCGCCCGGTCGTGCACCTGACCGCCGCCGACGGCACCCCCGTCCTGGTCACCGACCGCGGCCTGTTCACCGCCGTCCCCGCCCGGCTGCGGTGGGGCAGCAAGCAGTGGGCACTGCTGGGCTGGGCGGGCCCGTGGCCGATCACCGAACGCTGGTGGTCCACCGCCGACCCCACCTCCCTGGCCGTACGCGTCCAAGTCCAGCTCGATGCCGACCCCACCGAGATCCGCGCCGTCCTGCTCGTCTACGACGCGATGCGATGGCATGCCGAGGGCGTCTACGAGTAG
- a CDS encoding serine/threonine-protein kinase produces the protein MTERARPHIGPDYLVAGRYRLQSKLGGGGMGAVWLATDRLLNREVAIKQVLSTAGLSAAEAERIRSAIVHEGRVAAKLSHIHAVAVHDVVIEAGEPWLVMEYLPSRSVAKALALVDTLPAVEVAQIGAQVADALAAAHAAGIVHRDIKPGNILVADRGNSVGLAKLSDFGISRGAGDAQGDEPDGVITGTPAYLPPEVARGARPTEASDVFSLGATLYTALEGQPPFGFDSDENDVVATAAMGRIIPPTRSGILTQPLLHMLEPAPQRRPTMAEARDEILTAAFGPGTGAYILGVPLRTEDGTIPAWSTRNSASGLRSPNSSPLPRPHRAPSAVAPAAPQQRTGSFVDNLPNGAPLAIGAGVLIGLVILIAIIIAVM, from the coding sequence GTGACCGAACGTGCTCGTCCCCATATCGGCCCCGACTACCTGGTCGCGGGTCGCTACCGCCTGCAGTCCAAGCTGGGCGGGGGTGGCATGGGTGCGGTCTGGCTCGCGACCGATCGGTTGCTGAACCGGGAAGTCGCGATCAAGCAGGTGCTGTCCACCGCAGGACTGAGCGCGGCCGAGGCCGAGCGAATCCGCAGCGCCATCGTGCACGAGGGCCGCGTGGCCGCCAAGCTGTCGCACATCCACGCCGTCGCCGTGCACGACGTGGTGATCGAGGCGGGCGAGCCGTGGCTCGTCATGGAGTACTTACCCTCGCGCAGCGTGGCCAAGGCGCTCGCGCTGGTCGACACGCTGCCCGCGGTCGAGGTCGCCCAGATCGGCGCGCAGGTGGCCGACGCGCTCGCCGCCGCGCACGCCGCCGGCATCGTGCACCGCGATATCAAGCCCGGCAACATCCTCGTCGCCGACCGCGGCAACAGCGTGGGCCTGGCCAAACTCAGCGACTTCGGCATCTCCCGCGGCGCGGGCGACGCCCAGGGTGACGAACCCGACGGTGTGATCACCGGCACCCCCGCCTACCTCCCGCCCGAGGTCGCGCGCGGCGCCCGGCCCACCGAGGCCAGCGACGTGTTCTCCCTCGGCGCCACCCTCTACACCGCGCTGGAGGGCCAGCCGCCGTTCGGATTCGACTCCGACGAGAACGACGTCGTCGCCACGGCCGCGATGGGCCGGATCATCCCGCCCACCCGCAGCGGCATCCTCACCCAGCCGCTGCTGCACATGCTCGAACCCGCACCCCAGCGCCGTCCCACCATGGCCGAGGCCCGCGACGAGATCCTCACCGCCGCCTTCGGGCCCGGCACCGGCGCCTACATCCTCGGTGTGCCGCTGCGCACCGAGGACGGCACCATCCCCGCCTGGTCCACCCGTAACTCCGCCAGCGGCCTGCGTAGCCCCAATTCCTCCCCCCTCCCGCGCCCGCACCGCGCGCCGTCGGCCGTCGCCCCCGCCGCGCCTCAGCAGCGCACCGGCAGCTTCGTCGACAACCTCCCCAACGGCGCCCCCCTCGCCATCGGCGCGGGCGTGCTGATCGGCCTGGTCATCCTGATCGCGATCATCATCGCCGTGATGTAG
- a CDS encoding response regulator, whose product MRVFLVDDHAVFRSGVRAELSRETDMEVVGEAGAVAEAVAGIDAAKPDVVLLDVHMPDGGGVAVLSGIATGPVCLALSVSDAAEDVIAVIRAGARGYVTKTISGAELADGIRRVAGGDAVFSPRLAGFVLDSFTGRSPVPEPPLDPELDSLTPRELEVLRLLARGYTYREIAESLFISVKTVETHASNVLRKTQQSNRNALTRWAHRRRIE is encoded by the coding sequence GTGCGGGTGTTCCTGGTCGACGATCACGCGGTTTTCCGGTCGGGGGTGCGGGCCGAGCTGAGCCGGGAGACCGATATGGAGGTCGTCGGCGAGGCGGGGGCGGTGGCCGAGGCGGTCGCCGGGATCGATGCCGCGAAGCCGGACGTGGTGCTGCTCGACGTGCACATGCCCGACGGCGGTGGAGTGGCGGTGCTGAGCGGAATCGCCACGGGGCCGGTGTGTTTGGCGTTGAGCGTGTCCGACGCCGCCGAGGATGTGATCGCGGTGATCCGGGCGGGGGCGCGCGGGTACGTCACCAAGACGATCTCCGGTGCCGAGCTGGCCGACGGCATCCGCCGGGTCGCGGGTGGGGACGCGGTGTTCAGTCCGCGGTTGGCCGGGTTCGTGCTCGACTCGTTCACCGGGCGCTCGCCGGTTCCCGAGCCGCCACTGGATCCCGAGCTGGATTCCCTCACCCCGCGCGAGCTGGAGGTGCTGCGCTTGCTGGCGCGTGGTTACACCTACCGGGAGATCGCCGAATCCTTGTTCATCTCGGTGAAGACCGTGGAGACGCACGCGTCGAATGTGCTGCGTAAGACGCAGCAGTCGAACCGGAACGCGCTGACTCGATGGGCTCATCGGCGCCGCATCGAGTGA
- a CDS encoding ATP-binding protein gives MLPAPGPEPVGAPMPETPRLVRRSGGRVVGGVAGGLADHLGVDVIKVRLAFVLLSALVGAGLVAYGLLWIFTPGGADAAKPTGDERRQAIGLALLGLGLAVTVGWLFQGTAANVIAPIVVVAVGAALVWREYDVAAPGPRALFGLPARPSVVTWSRIVAGATLIVVGLGVVVLARIDLSSLGSALIAVAVTLVGAGLLTVPLWLRMVRALNAERGARIRNEEREEIASHLHDSVLQTLALIQRQAEDPQEVLRLARSQERELRKWLFDDTAPAQSSLATALRTIAGEVEDQHGVKVTPVTVGDVAMDPGDTGAGLPKEHFTALLGATREALVNAAKHADVPEIDLFAETEPHQVSIFVRDRGAGFDVSAVPADRRGVAKSICARVERRGGTAVIDSTLGRGTEVRIVMPRTDSGSSEPDEVEGDDEPAAASVPDTHSSTRDHPTG, from the coding sequence ATGCTGCCCGCCCCGGGTCCCGAGCCGGTGGGTGCGCCGATGCCGGAGACCCCGCGTCTGGTCCGCCGCAGTGGTGGGCGGGTGGTGGGTGGTGTCGCGGGGGGTCTGGCCGACCATCTCGGTGTCGACGTGATCAAGGTGCGGCTGGCGTTCGTGTTGCTGTCCGCGCTGGTCGGTGCGGGCCTGGTGGCGTACGGGCTGCTGTGGATCTTCACTCCCGGCGGCGCGGACGCGGCCAAGCCCACCGGCGACGAGCGCAGGCAGGCGATCGGGCTGGCCCTGCTCGGGCTCGGGCTCGCGGTGACGGTGGGGTGGCTGTTCCAGGGGACCGCGGCGAACGTGATCGCGCCGATCGTGGTGGTGGCGGTCGGCGCCGCGCTGGTGTGGCGCGAATACGATGTCGCCGCGCCGGGTCCACGCGCCCTGTTCGGGCTGCCGGCGCGACCCTCGGTGGTCACCTGGTCGCGCATCGTGGCCGGGGCGACGCTGATCGTGGTCGGGCTCGGTGTGGTGGTGCTGGCCAGGATCGATCTCAGTTCGCTCGGATCGGCGCTGATCGCGGTCGCGGTCACCCTGGTCGGGGCGGGCCTGCTGACGGTGCCGCTGTGGCTGCGCATGGTTCGCGCGCTCAATGCCGAGCGCGGCGCCCGCATCCGCAACGAGGAACGCGAGGAGATCGCCTCGCACCTGCACGATTCGGTCTTGCAGACGCTGGCGCTGATCCAGCGTCAGGCCGAAGACCCGCAAGAGGTGCTGCGTCTGGCCCGCAGTCAGGAACGCGAACTGCGCAAATGGCTCTTCGACGACACCGCCCCCGCCCAGTCCAGCCTGGCCACCGCGCTGCGCACCATCGCGGGTGAGGTGGAGGACCAGCACGGGGTGAAGGTCACCCCGGTCACCGTCGGCGATGTCGCGATGGATCCCGGCGACACCGGCGCGGGCCTGCCCAAGGAACATTTCACCGCCCTGCTCGGCGCCACGCGCGAGGCGCTGGTCAACGCCGCCAAGCACGCCGATGTCCCCGAGATCGACCTGTTCGCCGAAACCGAACCCCATCAGGTGAGCATCTTCGTGCGCGACCGCGGCGCCGGTTTCGATGTGTCGGCGGTGCCCGCCGATCGGCGCGGGGTGGCCAAGTCGATCTGCGCCAGAGTGGAGCGCCGCGGCGGTACCGCCGTGATCGACTCGACCCTCGGGCGTGGCACCGAGGTGCGGATCGTCATGCCGCGCACCGACTCCGGGTCGTCCGAGCCGGACGAGGTCGAGGGTGACGACGAGCCGGCCGCCGCGTCGGTCCCGGATACCCACTCGTCGACACGGGATCATCCGACCGGCTGA